One region of Oryzias latipes chromosome 6, ASM223467v1 genomic DNA includes:
- the LOC101172405 gene encoding 5-hydroxyisourate hydrolase-like, whose protein sequence is MSTAEVSPLTTQVLNSSDGVPGARMALSLHRLDSELVIWTMLSVGTTDEAGRCPGLIRREAFTPGMYKLRFETASYWESRTQTSFYPYVEVVFSISEPEQSWHLALLVTPFSYSTHRSN, encoded by the exons ATGTCCACTGCGGAGGTCAGCCCTCTCACCACACAAGTTCTGAATTCCAGTGATGGGGTCCCAGGGGCCAGGATGGCCCTGAGCCTGCACCGCCTAGACTCTGAGCTGGTGATCTGGACCATGCTGAGTGTCGG aaccacagatgaagcTGGCCGCTGCCCTGGACTGATCAGACGAGAAGCTTTCACCCCCGGCATGTACAAGCTGCGCTTTGAGACAGCTTCCTACTGGGAGAGCCGCACTCAGACATCCTTCTACCCCTATGTGGAG GTAGTGTTCAGCATCAGCGAGCCGGAGCAGAGCTGGCACCTGGCCCTGCTGGTCACTCCCTTTTCCTACAGCACCCACAGGAGCAACTAA